A single region of the Ctenopharyngodon idella isolate HZGC_01 chromosome 21, HZGC01, whole genome shotgun sequence genome encodes:
- the barhl1b gene encoding barH-like homeobox 1b, translating to MEASTNGSSFGIDSLLSHRPGSPVIAKGDSLVGECRSPLEFSPRSDLESGCSSPPSPRRECGEDAAQRQGHPLGLASHLQHGPISAGSQPRTVTSSFLIRDILADCKPLAACAPYSSNGQPTQETGRLASKIADDFIEKIHSNSSSDSEYKVKEEGDREISSSRDSPQVRLKKPRKARTAFTDHQLAQLERSFERQKYLSVQDRMELAASLNLTDTQVKTWYQNRRTKWKRQTAVGLELLAEAGNYSALQRMFPSPYFYPQSLVSNLDPGAALYLYRGPSAPPPALQRPLVPRILLHGLQGANEPPPPLPPLSGVLPRPTPPR from the exons ATGGAAGCGTCCACCAACGGCTCCAGTTTTGGAATCGACTCCCTGCTATCCCACAGGCCAGGAAGCCCGGTTATCGCGAAGGGGGACAGTTTGGTAGGGGAATGCCGGTCCCCGCTGGAGTTCAGCCCCAGGTCAGACTTAGAGAGCGGTTGTTCTTCTCCTCCGTCTCCGAGGCGGGAGTGCGGTGAGGATGCGGCGCAGAGACAGGGTCATCCGCTCGGGCTCGCGTCCCATTTACAGCACGGCCCGATCTCTGCTGGATCTCAACCTCGGACTGTCACTTCATCCTTCTTAATAAGAGATATTCTGGCTGACTGTAAACCCTTAGCGGCGTGTGCCCCTTACTCCAGTAACGGCCAGCCGACACAGGAGACAGGGAGACTGGCATCTAAAATCGCAGACGACTTCATCGAAAAGATCCACAGTAACTCATCGTCAGACAGTGAATACAAAG TGAAAGAGGAGGGCGACAGGGAGATCTCGAGCAGCAGAGACAGCCCGCAGGTTCGCCTGAAGAAGCCACGGAAAGCGCGGACCGCCTTCACTGACCATCAGCTCGCCCAGCTGGAGCGCAGTTTTGAGCGTCAGAAGTACCTGAGCGTGCAGGACAGAATGGAGCTGGCAGCATCTCTCAACCTGACCGACACGCAGGTCAAAACCTGGTACCAGAACAGGAG AACGAAGTGGAAGAGGCAAACGGCGGTCGGACTGGAATTGTTAGCGGAGGCTGGAAATTATTCTGCACTGCAAAGGATGTTCCCCTCGCCGTATTTCTACCCTCAAAGCCTGGTGTCGAATCTGGACCCTGGAGCAGCGCTCTACTTATACAGGGGACCTTCGGCGCCCCCGCCGGCGCTGCAGCGTCCTCTCGTTCCCCGGATTCTTCTGCACGGTCTCCAGGGCGCCAACGAGCCGCCGCCGCCTCTGCCCCCCCTCTCCGGTGTGCTACCCAGACCAACGCCACCACGATGA